A region from the Mycolicibacterium litorale genome encodes:
- a CDS encoding alpha/beta hydrolase encodes MPKPRPLLATSAELLNAANGVQPLGRKGYVTLPTFAFGWPTTELAPLYLTGSVLDTVRRTVRGHFATRTGRAALVLKVVTWALLVLIQRRNVKSQPYFEAGLRDALGADYESVAAESQPARRRGGVFRTGWSRRRYVEKKGTVRYGPHRANTADIWRRSDLPRDGRAPVLLQVPGGAWAIGMRRPQAYPLLSHLTERGWVCVSMGYRISPRHTWPAHIVDVKRALAWIRENIADYGGDPDFVAITGGSAGGHLTALAALTPNEPQWQPGFADADTSVRAAVPVYGRYDWFSAQGEGRPQFIAFLQKFVVKKPYLGNRREYLEASPITKVRPDAPPFFVLHGEDDSIIPVPEGREFVEELRKVSTSPVAYSEIPHAQHAFDFFGSPRGHYTAEAIERFLSWVHAQGD; translated from the coding sequence ATGCCCAAGCCTAGGCCGCTGCTCGCGACGAGCGCCGAACTGCTGAACGCCGCCAACGGCGTGCAGCCGCTTGGCCGCAAGGGGTACGTCACGCTGCCCACGTTCGCCTTCGGGTGGCCCACGACCGAACTGGCACCGCTGTACCTGACCGGGTCGGTGCTCGACACGGTGCGCCGCACGGTGCGCGGACACTTCGCCACCCGGACCGGCCGCGCCGCGCTGGTCCTCAAGGTGGTCACCTGGGCGCTGCTGGTGTTGATCCAGCGGCGAAACGTCAAGTCGCAACCTTATTTCGAAGCCGGCCTGCGCGACGCACTGGGCGCGGACTACGAGTCGGTGGCGGCCGAATCCCAGCCCGCACGCCGCCGCGGCGGGGTCTTCCGCACCGGGTGGTCGCGGCGGCGCTACGTGGAGAAGAAAGGCACCGTCCGCTACGGCCCGCATCGGGCGAACACCGCCGACATCTGGCGGCGCAGTGACCTGCCCCGCGACGGGCGCGCACCCGTGCTGTTGCAGGTGCCCGGCGGCGCGTGGGCGATCGGAATGCGCCGCCCACAGGCCTATCCGCTGCTGAGCCACCTCACCGAACGTGGGTGGGTGTGTGTGTCGATGGGATACCGCATCAGCCCGCGCCACACCTGGCCCGCGCACATCGTCGACGTCAAGCGGGCCCTGGCCTGGATCAGGGAGAACATCGCCGACTACGGCGGCGATCCGGACTTCGTGGCCATCACCGGGGGTTCGGCGGGCGGTCACCTGACCGCCCTAGCCGCGCTTACCCCCAACGAGCCGCAGTGGCAGCCGGGCTTCGCCGACGCCGACACCTCGGTGCGCGCCGCGGTGCCCGTCTACGGCCGCTACGACTGGTTCTCCGCCCAGGGTGAGGGCCGCCCGCAGTTCATCGCGTTCCTGCAGAAGTTCGTCGTCAAGAAGCCCTACCTCGGCAATCGCCGCGAGTACCTCGAGGCCTCGCCCATCACGAAGGTACGCCCCGACGCCCCACCGTTTTTCGTGCTCCACGGCGAGGACGACTCGATCATCCCCGTTCCGGAGGGCCGGGAGTTCGTCGAGGAACTCCGCAAGGTCTCGACGTCACCGGTGGCGTATTCGGAGATTCCGCACGCCCAGCACGCCTTCGACTTCTTCGGCTCCCCGCGCGGGCACTACACCGCCGAGGCGATCGAACGCTTTCTGTCGTGGGTGCACGCGCAGGGGGATTGA